Proteins from a single region of Carassius gibelio isolate Cgi1373 ecotype wild population from Czech Republic chromosome A5, carGib1.2-hapl.c, whole genome shotgun sequence:
- the LOC128009792 gene encoding secreted frizzled-related protein 1-like: MKSFASLFLWRIVILLIPIVSLGQTSEDLYDTWDPGYKGNVPYGKPPQCVDIPDDLRLCHGVGYEKMLLPNLLEHESMAEVKQQAGSWVPLVHKNCHPGTQVFLCSLFAPLCLESAIYPCRWFCEDVRDGCTPIMEAFGFPWPQMLTCDKFPQDDVCISAPNATETSKPTGYSPVCPPCDDEMKTDGILDHMCASEFAIKTKIKEVKRENMDRKVILQKRKKPLKLGTLKKKDLKNLTLYLKNGADCPCTQLENLRNTYLIMGRKVDKQYILTGIHKWEKSSKEFKNTMKKLKSHKCPAFENVFK, translated from the exons ATGAAGTCCTTCGCATCTTTGTTCCTTTGGAGGATCGTCATTTTATTAATACCAATAGTCTCATTGGGCCAAACATCTGAGGATTTGTATGATACCTGGGATCCAGGGTACAAAGGCAACGTACCCTATGGCAAGCCTCCGCAGTGTGTGGACATCCCAGATGACCTGAGGCTCTGTCATGGTGTGGGCTACGAAAAGATGCTGCTGCCCAACTTACTGGAGCATGAGTCTATGGCTGAGGTCAAGCAGCAGGCTGGAAGCTGGGTGCCCCTGGTGCACAAGAACTGCCACCCGGGCACTCAGGTGTTCCTTTGTTCCCTTTTTGCCCCTTTGTGTCTGGAGAGTGCCATCTACCCATGCCGCTGGTTCTGTGAAGATGTGCGTGATGGCTGCACACCCATCATGGAAGCATTTGGGTTCCCCTGGCCTCAGATGCTCACCTGTGACAAGTTTCCTCAAGATGATGTGTGCATCAGTGCACCCAATGCCACAGAGACCTCCAAGCCCACTG GATACTCCCCAGTATGTCCTCCTTGTGACGATGAAATGAAAACGGATGGGATTCTGGACCACATGTGTGCCAGTGAATTTG ccataaAGACCAAGATCAAAGAGGTCAAACGGGAGAACATGGATCGCAAGGTGATCCTGCAGAAGAGGAAAAAACCCCTAAAGCTGGGCACTTTGAAGAAGAAGGACCTGAAGAATCTCACTCTGTATCTGAAGAATGGAGCCGACTGCCCCTGCACGCAGCTAGAAAATCTCAGAAACACATACCTTATCATGGGACGCAAGGTGGACAAACAGTACATTCTAACTGGCATTCACAAGTGGGAAAAATCAAGCAAGGAGTTCAAAAATACCATGAAAAAACTCAAAAGCCACAAGTGCCCTGCCTTTGAGAATGTCTTCAAATAA